From the Chelonoidis abingdonii isolate Lonesome George chromosome 4, CheloAbing_2.0, whole genome shotgun sequence genome, the window CATTTTACTGCCTTTGATCTATTTTATTGGGCGGGGATATTTTGGATTTCTTAACTTGAAAATCAACTTTAATTATAATAAGTGGCCATTGCATATATTGGGTGGAATGATTTAAAAGGGCTGTTGAATCCATAGCAGCTGGCTAGTGAGCACAGTGAACCtttgcatgtttttaaaatgagtttataAAACAATAACCACAGACTGTCAGGGTATCAGCCTTGCAGGGGGCGTCCATTTACAGCACGGACGAGTCTGAAGAGAACTCAAGGTAAGATTTATGATTCTTCTATCTGTCCTTTTCTCTTCATTACTTCATTATATCTGTGATGCTTTTTCCATCCCATTATCCCTTCAGACTCTTTTGTTTACACTGGTAGCAGTTATTTAAACGAGATTTTGATATTAATCAGATAGGCCAATTCATTCCTGTATTAGATTTTTAAGGAACCAAATTTATAAAATGAGTCATATGAGACCAAAACTTGTACAGATAAAATGTCTCGGAGACACAATTTTTGCTATGAACAAGTATTTGAGAGAAAATCCAGGAATTCAGCAAAAGAAATTTCTATTGGGAACATCTAAAATAATCTGTAAGTATCAACTATTTCagtatataaacttttctttaaaagtatATGAAATTGAGGTAAGTTTGATTTTGAAAGTTGACATAGCATAGTCTAACATCTTACCATATTAGTTCATTACTTTATAAGACGTCTATAAAATAATTTCACTTAGTTTCTAAGTTTTCACCCCCTCTATTTTGTAGAATcttaagttttgtttttcataatatcAGTTTCCTACCATTTTTAATCCCCTTTTCCTTTTGTGATTTCAATGTATCCAACACTAGCATGCCTGTATTTTACTGTCCATGCAGTGTGGTATGGTGGCTGGATATATTGATCTCTTGTGAATTAGCTTTATTTCTGTAACCCTTTGTCAGTTCTCTGGTCCATGGGCACGTGACAGAAGAATATTTACCAGGTAAGATTGCTTTTTAAAGTTGTCTTAAATGCAttgtttaaagaaaggaaaaaaaagaaaagaaaatgcacattttattgtttcagtttttaatttctttacagtGGTGGTAAACGTGGAGCCAAAGGGGATAAAACCTGTTTTTTCTGCTCAGTATGTGTAAAAACCATGTGGGGTTCTGGCATCTGTCAGGTTGAGAAACTTGGTCTGTCTTTGTTGTTTGGTATTTTTGTGAACCGTGTACTTGCTCTTCCTCCCAGAAACATAGCTTATAGGCAAAGTTAATCCAGTGTTGGCGATCCATGTCCTAGCACAGCATCTGTAAGTTAACACACAATTGCTTCCAAGGATGGATTTATCTATCATTCTATTGATGTATTTTCTATTGTCTTATAGGAGTTCTGGTTATAGatactgtttttaaatggaaaagttgCAACTGTATACAACTTTAGTGTAACTGTAGCAGATAACCCTTTAGTTTCTATATTTCAAATGAGTGATTTCCAAccttttttaatctttccatcTTGTAGGGGTGGAAGTTGAGGATTCCATTCCGCAGAATTCACTTTTTACACGTGAACAGTTAGAGCTCTTTAGGAAGGGCAAAGTGGGAGGGGTCCAGCTCCCTCCTCACTGTTGAGGCATGTGCACCCGTGTGCAAATGGATGAATTTCTTTGCCCCAAGTTTTCAGATACGGTTGATTTGGTCTGCTGAGACCATGGGGAAACAACTCTGTCCCAATGGGCATCAACTGAATTCTGTTTGTCCAGCTCAGAAGAATAAATTTTTTTGTTAGCTAAAAGTTCATTTTGTTTGTACCTAAGTGGTTCATTGCACCTGTGGAGTCTCTGGCTCTGCTGTGAACCATGATTGAGAGTGCACTGTGTATGTGCAGCTCAGTCGTCATACAACAGTCCAAGGCCAGTCCTGCCCTGCCATCCAAGGTTGGAGATTGCTGGTCTGTGTAGATCTATGCTTTTGCACGAAATCTAGTCTTGTGATTGCTGCATTTTGATTTCAAACTTATGAGTTCAAAACAAACTATTCAGTACATTAAATGTTAAATCACTGGCGGTTTTGGTACGCCCATTACCAGCCTTGCGTGTTGCGCCGGGACTATCAGATTCCTGCAATTATGGAACTAACTGTGAAAGTTCTCTTGTTGGTTTCTAGAAACTGGAggaggaaaaaggcaaaaaagagaaagagagacaggaaatTGAAAAAGAacggagagaaagagagagggaacgGGAGCGTGAACGAGAGAGGAGGGAGCGCGAAAGAGAGAGGGAACGGGAGCGTGAacgagagaaggagaaagaacgGGAGCGTGAACGGGAGCGGGATCGGGATCGTGACCGGACtaaagacagagacagagaccgGGATCGAGACCGTGATAGAGACCGTGAAAGGAGCTCAGACCGCAACAAGGATCGAAGCAGATCACGGTAAATAAAAGTTTGAGTTGCTGGAATAGAACTCTAGTTCTTGCTAAGGCTGTTTACACAAGTGAATATAGTTCAATatattggggtttttttcacTTAGGATTAAGAGCTGTCTTTTTTCtaagtatgtttaaaaaaaaaaaagtccatgtaAAATAggaaatatgatttaaaaaaaactttaattttgtACATAAAAAGTACACAAAGCATATGACAGTTCCCACAAAAGGTGAAGCCTTGTTGCTCAGCCTGTCAGCCTAGCTGATCGACAGTATGAACAGAGCTAAACTGCAAAGAAGCTAGTGACTAAACATGGTGATGCAAAGTCTGTATGCAGGTTGTGAGACaaatgggaagagggagagagtgtTTCAAGGAGGTGTATATGTATTAGCCTTGGCACTCAGTGTCTGCACCCTGAATTTAAGGGACAGACTAAATGCTTTTGAGGCCCTTGTCTTGTGGAGGTAGAGCTAGATGGAGGTATCACGAAGTGTCAGAATTGGTAGTCTTATGGGGCACTAGAGGGTTAAAAATAATGTGGAAGATGATGATAAATGTGACTGTCTCTCAGTAGATGGTGATAATGTACCTTTAAATTCATTTAAGATTGAAGCTTTGTATACAAGACTTTTCAGGCCAGCagtaatcttattttttttatgtcCTATATAAAAAATAGAGTAGGGACAGTATTCATACCTAAGGCAGTTGTTCAGGCTgactctctccccaccaccccttctttcccccgaaaaaaggggaagaggcaggtggTGACGGTGTTATGGAAAGATCTTTCATAACTTGCACAACTTTCTGGCTTTCTTATTCTCGTCTGCTTTTGGGATGGgtagggagaaagaaaagaagaatccTTATAGGTCTGGGTGAGGCAGCTGGAAGAGTATCTTTCATACAGACTGGGTTTGAGGGTTATTTTTTCATAACTGGTTGCATTACActaggggctggcaacctttcagaagtaatgtgccgagtcttcatttattcactctaatttaaggtttcgtgtgccagtaatacattttaacgtttttagaaggtctctttctataagtctataatatataaccaaactattgttgtatgtaaagtaaataaggtttttaaaatgtttaagaaacttcatttaaaattaaattaaaatgcagaattcCCCAGACTGATGTCCAGGACCTGggcggtgtgagtgccactgaaaatcagctcgtgtgcagccttcggcacgcgtgccataggttgcctacccctgcattacaCTCACTATATCCCCACCAAAGATCCTTTTATGCCTCTTCAGACAGAGCATCTGCCCTCCATCATGAGGTGACCTTCTCTTTCCCTGTAATAGTCCTTCAGCAAGGTGATATCCTTTGTTAAGAGGATAAGGGAAAgttttatacataaatataaagaaataaaaagattaaCTTTTTCTCAGCAAGACCTGCTCTCCCTTTTCACCAGGATTAACCTGGCATACCTCTGTTCCTGGTAGCCTGAAGAATAGGGGACCGAGCTTGCAGTTCAAACTGAGATCTCTGCAAGTAGCACAAACCTTAAGAGTTCTTTAAACTGTAAAACGATGGGCTGGAAAATAAAGGGGACTAATAGCTTTGGGACATGTATGTGGGAAAACTACTAGAGAACATTGATCCTTGAATACTAGTTACTACCATGTGAGCTTAGTGATTCCAAGTGTTTGTGGTTGGGCTGACTaagaaacaggtttaaaaaacagcaaaaaattaaatgtacattTACATAATCAGTTCCATCACTATAGCTAATCATTTTGTACAATAACAAGAGGAATAACTCCAGAGAaggcagagtggataaaaatcaatgattttaaaaaaataaaatatatttttttaaatctaaatcagatttttttgataaaatgctttttgatgGAAAAACCCATCTAAAGAGAGAGACATAGCTCAAAgagatctcatcatggaatagggattataaattctaattctatagtatgagacaatatattcatgtaatctagggggagagatagctcagtggtttgagcattgacctgctaaacgcagggttgtgagttcaattcttgagggagccatttagggatctggggcaaaaatctgtctggggattggtcctgctttgagcagggatttggactagattaccttctgaggtcccttccaaacctaatattcTACAGTCCTATGAAACTGAGAGagttatttcatttaaaaaagagggggagggatagctcagtggtttgagcattggcttgctaaacccaaggttgtgagttcaatccttgagggggctggactcggtgacctttcagggtcccttccagctctacaagataggtatatctccatattaatctttaagaagagttttgtaaatgagttccagtagttcatggattacggacccaatcttatggggttccaggggcttctgtatagattatttagattaatctttctatttacccaatgggactcaatgctcagtctagaagataccatcagagatgcttagttttgtagttctcaaactgtggattcgtgtctccagagataacatgcttgttaacagcaaaaatgtttttaaataaataatatatagaggtgagaaataacagacctcaaccctgtTGTCGCTCTGCAAATTTGcatacacagagtcaatcccttacctctctctaaaagtgcaaagtttcaaaaagttcaatgaatagaacattgttgggggcggaatagatctggacaaggaggagaaatctggagataaatgtgagaagggaggaacaggcagtagaaacaaaagtgaaactttttGAGCAGtatattccagaagtcttaagGTTTTTCTGAATGTACCGGTTTGAgttctaccataccattctctcactagatgggaaaacctataatggcatcaggctgtaaaagagacccagtttgggtcTCATCTATCTCTTGAATTGTGAAGAATAtgcattaaggttataacaaccaacaagaaagcacatttatgtagaaatccatgattaaatcaagtcttcctgactagtgatttaaatcatgatttaaatcaatttgatttaactCAAATCCACCCTGAGAGAATGTATCAATACTGTATTAAGTGTTTGAAATTACATCCAAtacttgtttgtgtttgtttggtaGAGGAAATAAGCTAGCTGGTTGTATGCTTAATTGTATTGGCTCTTTTCCTTAGAGAGAAAAGCAGAGACAGAGAACGTGAACGGGAGCGGGAAAGAGAACGAGAGAGAGAGCGGGAGAGAGAACGAGAGCgggaaagggaaagggagagagaacgGGAGcgggagagagaaaaggacaaGAAAAGGGACCGAGAAGAGGATGAAGAGGACGCCTATGAACGCCGAAAGCTGGAAAGGAAACTACGTGAGAAGGAAGCTGCTTATCAAGAGGTAGTTTGGGAGTAGCTATGCTTTTCAAATTACTTGGAAAGTCACTTCTGATGTCAGTGACTTTTTAATTGTGTGTTTCTTGGTGGTTGTCTTACTGCACAACAGTCCACTTTTTTCCCAACCCCGTATCTAACCTTTTGGCACTGGATGACAGGATTCAAAACACAATGTTACACAAATTAAATCAGTCTGGAGGGAAATTTCTGGCCCATTTATTCCAATGGTTTAAAACTATAAGTAGCGAATTTGTATATCTTGACCTAATTATTTCTGAGTATGTggaaactgattttgttttttagttgGTTTCTAATGCTCATGAGATTGGAgagtattttgtatatttttattgcagCGTCTTAAAAACTGGGAAATCAGAGAACGGAAGAAAACAAGAGAATATGAAAAAGAATCtgaaagggaagaagaaagaCGAAGGGAAATGGTAAGATTCGCTATTTGCAATTGGATTCAAAAATTTTTTCCTGTCTGAATTAGAACTGAGGTAGATTCTGTAATTTTCTTCACATAAAGGGCTACTGTGAAATATCCTGTAACGTATTGTCCTGCTTACATCAACAGAACACATGGATTTTGAACACAATATCTTAAAGCTAACTAGCCACTTAAGTGTGATAGatggcttttaaaatgtaaagcagAAGCATTAAGTAGGAGATCCTGGAAAAATAAATCTTGGTTGCCTGGCTCTAGCAGAAGCAAAATAGGGAGAGAGCAGGCAGCTGCAAAATACTATAGTTGTCTTACAGAGAATTGCAACTTCAGTATGAAATGTTACAACTGTGACCAACGCACCTGTCAAGTTTTCATTGTAAACGTAGTCTGTTTTCTGACATATGAAACGTTGGTCAGATGTAGTCTGCTGGATGTACTCATGTGGTATGCTTGGCATGTTCAGATTCTGCAGaatgagggtttgtttttttaaagattctgtTCCTCTACCACGTTTTGGCTTGTGCATGAGCTCAATGCTGCAGCACATTGCAAAGgaatatttaaatctaaaattattCATTAGAATTATTTGTTGATTAAACTTTTGGTTTTATAAAATCTAAATTTCAAGACTAAATGGAACTAATAGTGCCCATTTAAACTGACACTTTCAAATCCATTAAAAAACTGGCTAATAAAGAGTTTATTTGAAGAACCCTATTGTGGTTTTCTTATTTAGGACACAAGAATATTGACCATATGAAAAAGCTTCAAGATGTTAGATAATGAAAACTTCAGTGCTTGACAGTGAGGGACATTTATCCTACCAGTCAGAGATGGACAAACATTAGTGAGTTGTCACACTATTAtatgggaggagggggatgatGACACTCCAGAAGCTCTCCATCTGCTGGCAGGGGCAATCTGTATCCAATAGCTTAAACAGGGATAGAATGAAACTGAATGTATTTTGTCTGAGAGGAAGGAGTAGAAAACCTTTACAGTAATGTTGATGTCACTACAGGCAAAAGAAGCCAAACGGCTAAAAGAATTTTTAGAAGATTATGATGATGACAGAGATGATCCAAAATATTACAGGTACGTTTGAGTAAGCAACCAAGCGGGAAAATCTAATCCTCATTAACTAGCTGCTTAATAAAATTGTCATGGTTACTGGTAGAAAATAAGAGGCATGAGTGCACAGGGAACTTGGCACTCAAATACTGTGGTGATAGGGATCATTAAGTAGCTAGATTACCTCATGGAGTCAGTACATTCGAAATCTGAGGGAACTGGGTAACACTTTACTGCTACTCACTGATTCAAGGAGCATCCTCTCCTTCCCACTCTAACAGAGATGAGAGTACTGCTTTAGGGTGAGGCAGAACATCAGATCAGAGTAGTCCCAAAACTGTGGGTAAGGGAGGGAAGAGTGGACTTCTATATAAACTTATTTCTCTGCTCTTTATACTGGGGCTGTAAATTATATTCAGAAAAATTTTGTTAAATCAGGGTGGTGAGGATCCTTCTTATGGGAATACCCAAAAAAATTAACTTAAACTGATGAATTAAAATGAGGAGGAGTTCTTATCAAGTACAGGTTTACTCAGGTCTATAAAACACTTACTATTTTCCTAGCTTTATAAATGATCCCACTCTGACTATAATTTTTTCATTCAGGATTCCAGAAAGAGCACTTGTCTCTCTGCATGTCTCATTATCTGCTGAGCATGATGATGCTGATTCTTTGGAGTTGTGTATAGAATGAGAGTTGACATTTTAGCATCTCCCATCATGAGACTAGAGGGTTCAAGGTGCACTTATGCATCTTGTGGTTTTACTTAACGAAAAAATGAATGGAAGCAGTTACGTGTCTGAGAAGGCTTTCATTAGAttgttcttaactttaagcacaaagTTTGTATCTTCTTCAGGGGTAGTGCTCTTCAAAAGAGATTGCGAGATAGGGAGAAAGAGATGGAAGGAGATGAACGAGataggaagagggagaaagaagagTTGGAAGAAATCAGGCAGCGTCTTCTGGCAGAAGGACATCCAGATCCAGATGCAGAACTCCAGAGGGTAAGCAACAACTGGTCTGAGAAAGGAAAATGCATAAATCTTTGTAGTATTAGGCAAAGTTAAATGTCGAGTACACATTTAATAAAGTGGAGGTTTGTAGTTGATCCGGTGGTAATATATGCTTTGTTCGTCCAAATGTAGATATAGAAAGCTTTTTTGGTTTCCAGTCTTTATGTAAGTATCATAAAATTGTTaatctggattattttttttaaaaatccagataaaatggagtttaaaaaatgatttggaTTTACCAGGATTATCCGATTATGAAGACAGTAGTAGGGTTTGTGTATATTTTAGTCCTTAGTAACAGATTATGCAGTGGACACTTCATGGGGTAGAGGGCAGGACATTTAAGTAGGTCCTTTCTCAGAATCTTCCCAAATAGGACAATTTTGGTTTTGAGAGGTTTTTACGTTTGCTAATTGGCTGTTTGTTTGCAGATGGAACAAGAGGCCGAAAGGCGCCGACAGCCACAAATCAAACAGGAGCCAGAatctgaggaagaagaggaggaaaagccagaaaaagaggaaaaaagggaagaaccagaggaagaggaggaggaaccgGAACAAAAGCCTTGCCTTAAACCAACCCTACGACCCATCAGCTCTGCCCCATCTGTTTCATCTGCTAGTGGCAATGCAACCCCTAACACCCCTGGTGATGAATCTCCCTGTGGCATCATCATCCCTCATGAAAACTCACCTGATCAGCAACAGCCAGAGGAGCATAGGCCTAAAATAGGACTTAGCCTCAAATTGGGCAAGTtggcatttcatttcaattttccttGAGAGTTTGTAGAGAGAAGAAACACAGGAAGTTGGAAAGCAATTCAATTTTCCAAATTATATTGTTGATTTTGGAGCAAAACTGAGCAACCTGATATGCTAAATTGCCAGTAACTAGGATGTTCTTCCTGTTCAAAGATATCTTAATATATTAGCTGATTTGTCTAAAATCTGGGAAGAAGAAAACAGGTTTGGCATGCTAAGTGAGTGGTTTCCTAAAGAATGCTCTACTAATGAGCTGTGATTAATACTTTGGACTTAAGATGTCTTTTGTTAGAAGACCTGTAAGCATTAGACGGAAAACCCATTGAAATCtgtccattgacatcagtaggctCTGGCcagaagtgctttacaaacatttattcaTAATACCCTTTTCAAAGACCAGCAAAATAAGGGATAGAGAGGCTGACTTTCCCAGAGTAGCACACTAAACTGGTGACAGAATCCAGACTAGAACAAGAGTCTTGACTCCCATTTCCTTTCCTCTGAGCACTGGAGAACAATTTTACATCCCCTATTCCTTATTTAGGGGTGTGAATTTTACTGTGAAGACAAACAAAACTACCTTCAGTTgcaaatttacaaatattttattctctcCTGCCTTTCTTTGTAGGTGCCTGCAATAGTCCAAGCCAGCCCAATGCTGTGAAGAGGAAGAAGCTCCCCGTGGACAGTGTATTCAATAAATTTGAAGATGAAGACAGTGATGATGTGCCCCGGAAAAGGAAATTGGTCCCCTTGGATTATGGTGAAGAAGATAAAGGCTCCTCCAAGGGCAATGTCAATACGGAAGAAAAGCGCAAACATATTAAAAGTCTTATTGAGAAAATTCCCACAGCCAAACCAGAGCTCTTTGCTTATCCTCTTGATTGGTCTATTGTGGATTCAGTGAGTAActgtttctttaatttaaaaaaaaaaataaagctaatgTTAATCGGAAAGCATAATCTGCCAAGTGATGCACCATGGTATTCactaaaaagacaaaacatttgTCACCATGAGTCACATCAATAGCTCTGACTCAAATCAAACATGACAGTTGATGCTGTACTTCCTGTCCACAGATAGCATCTACTCTGCATCATGTCATGCCTACTTAGATTAGCTCCTGGGCCTCTCCCTAGTTGATGATACAAATTTATATAATGGGTTTTATGATAGGACCAAAAGTCCACTAGAAACTTATTGTAGACCATaagacttgatttaaaccatAGGTGAGAATTAGGGACATTTAATTTACTGTGTCACCAGGTTCCTGAGGAATAGCTTTCAATTTCTAACAAGTTCTGTTAGGTAGTATAACTCTTGCAGAAAATTGGTCTGCATTTGTGTTGGGTGGGTGTAAACTGAATTAAAAGTTTGATCTGACATATAATGTTGGATCTTTCACTAGTTATTTGTGTGTTAGATCCTCTGCATCACTGTTAGTAGCTCGCTTCTGGGTAGTACTGATGGGCAGTAAGGATGATGGTAATAGTCTGACATAAATGgtgttctctttccttttcagacATTAATGGAACGTCGAATTAGACCATGGATCAACAAGAAAATAATAGAATATATTGGTGAAGAAGAAGCCACACTAGTTGATTTTGTTTGTTCAAAGGTTAATATAATTTTCCTCTGAATAACTTTCGAAACATCTGGGTTTTGTTTCCAGTTTAAAAAGACAATGGCTGGAGAATAACCATTTGAAGATACTACCAGTTTGTAATGTTGACCAGCAGCAGGCAGTCAAGACCGATCTAATGCATGTACCCAATTACAAGACAGCTCCTTTTAATACATACATACTCACATTATGCATATACCCAATTCTCTCTGCAGTCTGCTGCACACTTAACTGGATTTTTGTAGAGAGACGCTCCAGGTCAGCAGATGAGATTTTGCAGAAACTTCAGATGAAttaaaaaagagatttttatataatttaaataggAAAGTGAATAATAATCAGTATATTATCCCTATTcactttcatatttaattcagtttattttaccTTGCCCCGTAGGTCTTAATTTTTAGTATTTATTGAAAATCCATACCTGTTAGAAGCTCTCGGAGGGAAGCAGGAGATTTTGCTTTTCAGGTTCAGAAGAGTTAGACTTTTGGCTCCTGAAAAATGTGGGATACACTTTGTGTGTGGAATAAGCATGTTAAGTGGATATAAAATGattatatttgaaatatttgactATGGTGATACTGACATTTGCCTCGTTAGATTTCAAATTTAATAGATAATTGAAATGAATGTGGCAGTTGATACTTGTCACAGCTTTGGAACAGGCTGTTTGCGTATTCAGGCAgagaccactggtctgattttACATTtgcttcacttttttaaaaaggtttcttCACAGCCATAGGgctagaaacatttattttattttttaaaataaaaggctgaCTTTTGGAGCACAATTCTGATAGGAGGTATTAATTTTAgcaaagttttcatttatttgtttaaactttattaaattttatatataatgcCACCCTCTCCTGGAAAAGGACTTTGAGCGCTGAAAAAcaatttcaaatatgttaaaataaatactacCCATTCAAATCTctaacaaataaaacaaagggaGGATGATTGATACCCACCCACTCACTATTCTCCTCTATCCTCTCCCAATAGCAGATCCAGGTTGGAGGAGGGGAAGTTCCTTCACCCTCACTCCCTAAATTAGCACAGCCAGGCTGGAAGTGTAGGAGCAGTTAGTTAAGTGAGTCCCTTGTGGCTTCTTGGAGCTAGGCAATGCTGGTGTTTATCCCACACATTGACCTTGATACTAACACTCCTGTGAAAGTAGATGCAGTCTTTAAGGATTCTTAATAACTTGCTGAGGCAAAACAGTGGGTTGCTTGCTATAGCAATTTCAAATTTAGGCTTATTTTTCGGAGATCTTTAATATAAGTGCAGTTCTTAGGTTCTCAGTTTGTAGACTGAAAACCATTTATTTGTTTCAGGTTATGGCTCATAGTTCGCCGCAAAGCATATTGGATGATGTTGCCATGGTAAGCTGAAATTGAATATCAATTATCttctattttttcccccctcatgtTTCCCCCTGGCCCACTGATACCTCTCAATTCAATGGATTGGTTTTGTTGCCTCATATACATTACGTAGAAGCTAATAATTACAGACTCAGAATTTCTACCTTTGAATTTTGTTGAATCTCTGTCAATATTCATCTGTTATGGACCCTTTCTCTGCAGCAGTTTGGGTATAGCAATTGACTGCAGACTTAGGATGAAGCACAGGTACATACATTATGATAGCATTCTGCAGTCACTGATGATGGACTTTCTTAATTAGGATAGTATAGTATGTTTAATGTACATCCATTTCCAGTTTTCTTCTGAACATTTCCAAAATAGTCATTTTCTAGATTTTTACGTATGTCAAATCAGTCCACTTACAAGTGGACTGGCTCCACAACCTTCCCTTTATGATTTGACTTGTAAAATCTAAAACTGCAAATTTCTTCAGTAAAACTGGAGAGAAGGGTTTTTGTTCCTTTGGTGAAAAAAGTATCTTGTCAAGAATGCACAAG encodes:
- the RBM25 gene encoding RNA-binding protein 25 isoform X1, encoding MSFPPHLNRPPMGIPTLPPGIPPPQFPGFPPPVPPGTPMIPVPMGIMAPAPTVLVPTAVSMVGKHLGARKEHPGLKNKENDENSGPTTTVFVGNISEKASDMLIRQLLAKCGLVLSWKRVQGASGKLQAFGFCEYKEPESTLRALRLLHDLQIGEKKLLVKVDAKTKAQLDEWKAKKRASNGNSRPESTNDDDEALDEETKRRDQLIKGAIEVLIREYSSELNAPSQESDSHPRKKKKEKKEDIFRRFPVAPLIPYPLITKEDINAIEMEEDKRDLISREISKFRDTHKKLEEEKGKKEKERQEIEKERRERERERERERERREREREREREREREKEKERERERERDRDRDRTKDRDRDRDRDRDRDRERSSDRNKDRSRSREKSRDREREREREREREREREREREREREREREREREREKDKKRDREEDEEDAYERRKLERKLREKEAAYQERLKNWEIRERKKTREYEKESEREEERRREMAKEAKRLKEFLEDYDDDRDDPKYYRGSALQKRLRDREKEMEGDERDRKREKEELEEIRQRLLAEGHPDPDAELQRMEQEAERRRQPQIKQEPESEEEEEEKPEKEEKREEPEEEEEEPEQKPCLKPTLRPISSAPSVSSASGNATPNTPGDESPCGIIIPHENSPDQQQPEEHRPKIGLSLKLGACNSPSQPNAVKRKKLPVDSVFNKFEDEDSDDVPRKRKLVPLDYGEEDKGSSKGNVNTEEKRKHIKSLIEKIPTAKPELFAYPLDWSIVDSTLMERRIRPWINKKIIEYIGEEEATLVDFVCSKVMAHSSPQSILDDVAMVLDEEAEVFIVKMWRLLIYETEAKKIGLVK
- the RBM25 gene encoding RNA-binding protein 25 isoform X2, whose amino-acid sequence is MSFPPHLNRPPMGIPTLPPGIPPPQFPGFPPPVPPGTPMIPVPMGIMAPAPTVLVPTAVSMVGKHLGARKEHPGLKNKENDENSGPTTTVFVGNISEKASDMLIRQLLAKCGLVLSWKRVQGASGKLQAFGFCEYKEPESTLRALRLLHDLQIGEKKLLVKVDAKTKAQLDEWKAKKRASNGNSRPESTNDDDEALDEETKRRDQLIKGAIEVLIREYSSELNAPSQESDSHPRKKKKEKKEDEDINAIEMEEDKRDLISREISKFRDTHKKLEEEKGKKEKERQEIEKERRERERERERERERREREREREREREREKEKERERERERDRDRDRTKDRDRDRDRDRDRDRERSSDRNKDRSRSREKSRDREREREREREREREREREREREREREREREREREKDKKRDREEDEEDAYERRKLERKLREKEAAYQERLKNWEIRERKKTREYEKESEREEERRREMAKEAKRLKEFLEDYDDDRDDPKYYRGSALQKRLRDREKEMEGDERDRKREKEELEEIRQRLLAEGHPDPDAELQRMEQEAERRRQPQIKQEPESEEEEEEKPEKEEKREEPEEEEEEPEQKPCLKPTLRPISSAPSVSSASGNATPNTPGDESPCGIIIPHENSPDQQQPEEHRPKIGLSLKLGACNSPSQPNAVKRKKLPVDSVFNKFEDEDSDDVPRKRKLVPLDYGEEDKGSSKGNVNTEEKRKHIKSLIEKIPTAKPELFAYPLDWSIVDSTLMERRIRPWINKKIIEYIGEEEATLVDFVCSKVMAHSSPQSILDDVAMVLDEEAEVFIVKMWRLLIYETEAKKIGLVK